The genomic segment GCATAGAGCGCCTGGGGGCAGAAGAGATGGCCCTGGCCACCCATCACCCGAGTGCCTTTGACAGGGTACTGCGGTTGAATCCAATGGCTATGGAGCCTCCCGCCATGGATTTCTCTAGGAGACTTAGAGAGCTGGCAGGGAACACGTCTAGCCCACCGCTGTCCCCAGGCCGGCCCAGCCCTATGCAAAGGTTACTGCAACCATTCCAGCCAGGTAGCAAGCCGCCCTTCCTGGCGACGccccccctccctcctctgcaatccgcccctcctccctcccagcccccggTCAAGTCCAAGTCATGCGAGTTCTGCGGCAAGACGTTCAAATTTCAGAGCAACCTGGTGGTGCACCGGCGCAGCCACACGGGCGAGAAGCCCTACAAGTGCAACCTGTGCGACCACGCGTGCACGCAGGCCAGCAAGCTGAAGCGCCACATGAAGACGCACATGCACAAGTCTTCccccatgacggtcaagtccgaCGACGGCCTTTCCACCGCCAGCTCCCCGGAACCCGGCACCAGCGACCTGGTGGGCAGTGCCAGCAGCGCGCTCAAGTCCGTGGTGGCCAAGTTCAAGAGCGAGAGCGACCCCAACCTGATCCCGGAGAACGGGgacgaggaggaagaggaggacgacgaggaagaggaagaagaggaggaagaggaggaggaggagctgacgGAGAGCGAGAGGGTGGACTACGGCTTCGGGCTGAGCCTGGAGGCGGCGCGCCACCACGAGAACAGCTCGCGGGGCGCCGTGGTGGGCGTGGGCGACGAGGGCCGCGCCCTGCCCGACGTCATGCAGGGCATGGTGCTAGGCTCCATGCAGCACTTCAGCGAGGCCTTCCACCAGGTCCTGGGCGAGAAGCATAAGCGCGGCCACCTGGCCGAGGCCGAGGGCCACAGGGACACTTGCGATGAAGACTCGGTGGCCGGCGAGTCGGACCGTATAGACGATGGCACCGTTAACGGCCGTGGCTGCTCCCCGGGCGAGTCGGCCTCGGGGGGCCTGTCCAAAAAGCTGCTGCTGGGCAGCCCCAGCTCGCTGAGCCCCTTCTCCAAGCGCATCAAGCTCGAGAAGGAGTTCGACCTGCCCCCGGCCGCGATGCCCAGCACGGAGAACGTGTACTCGCAGTGGCTCGCAGGCTACGCCGCCTCCAGGCAGCTCAAAGACCCCTTCCTTAGCTTCGGAGACTCCAGACAATCGCCCTTCGCTTCCTCGTCGGAGCACTCCTCGGAGAACGGGAGCTTGCGCTTCTCCACGCCGCCCGGGGAGCTGGACGGAGGGATCTCGGGGCGCAGCGGCACGGGAAGTGGAGGGAGCACGCCCCATATTAGTGGTCCGGGCCCGGGCAGGCCCAGCTCAAAAGAGGGCAGACGCAGCGACACTTGTGAGTACTGTGGGAAAGTCTTCAAGAACTGTAGCAATCTCACTGTCCACAGGAGAAGCCACACGGGCGAAAGGCCTTATAAATGCGAGCTGTGCAACTATGCCTGTGCCCAGAGTAGCAAGCtcaccaggcacatgaaaacgCATGGCCAGGTGGGGAAGGACGTTTACAAATGTGAAATTTGTAAGATGCCTTTTAGCGTGTACAGTACCCTGgagaaacacatgaaaaaatggcACAGTGATCGAGTGTTGAATAATGATATAAAAACTGAATAGAGGTATATTAATACCCCTCCCTCACTCCCACCTGACACCTCCTTTTTCACCAACCCC from the Manis pentadactyla isolate mManPen7 chromosome 2, mManPen7.hap1, whole genome shotgun sequence genome contains:
- the BCL11A gene encoding B-cell lymphoma/leukemia 11A isoform X1, with amino-acid sequence MSRRKQGKPQHLSKREFSPEPLEAILTDDEPDHGPLGAPEGDHDLLTCGQCQMNFPLGDILIFIEHKRKQCNGSLCLEKAVDKPPSPSPIEMKKASNPVEVGIQVTPEDDDCLSTSSRGICPKQEHIADKLLHWRGLSSPRSAHGALIPTPGMSAEYAPQGICKDEPSSYTCTTCKQPFTSAWFLLQHAQNTHGLRIYLESEHGSPLTPRVGIPSGLGAECPSQPPLHGIHIADNNPFNLLRIPGSVSREASGLAEGRFPPTPPLFSPPPRHHLDPHRIERLGAEEMALATHHPSAFDRVLRLNPMAMEPPAMDFSRRLRELAGNTSSPPLSPGRPSPMQRLLQPFQPGSKPPFLATPPLPPLQSAPPPSQPPVKSKSCEFCGKTFKFQSNLVVHRRSHTGEKPYKCNLCDHACTQASKLKRHMKTHMHKSSPMTVKSDDGLSTASSPEPGTSDLVGSASSALKSVVAKFKSESDPNLIPENGDEEEEEDDEEEEEEEEEEEEELTESERVDYGFGLSLEAARHHENSSRGAVVGVGDEGRALPDVMQGMVLGSMQHFSEAFHQVLGEKHKRGHLAEAEGHRDTCDEDSVAGESDRIDDGTVNGRGCSPGESASGGLSKKLLLGSPSSLSPFSKRIKLEKEFDLPPAAMPSTENVYSQWLAGYAASRQLKDPFLSFGDSRQSPFASSSEHSSENGSLRFSTPPGELDGGISGRSGTGSGGSTPHISGPGPGRPSSKEGRRSDTCEYCGKVFKNCSNLTVHRRSHTGERPYKCELCNYACAQSSKLTRHMKTHGQVGKDVYKCEICKMPFSVYSTLEKHMKKWHSDRVLNNDIKTE
- the BCL11A gene encoding B-cell lymphoma/leukemia 11A isoform X2 — translated: MRSRRGARRCEVTARPAEPLEAILTDDEPDHGPLGAPEGDHDLLTCGQCQMNFPLGDILIFIEHKRKQCNGSLCLEKAVDKPPSPSPIEMKKASNPVEVGIQVTPEDDDCLSTSSRGICPKQEHIADKLLHWRGLSSPRSAHGALIPTPGMSAEYAPQGICKDEPSSYTCTTCKQPFTSAWFLLQHAQNTHGLRIYLESEHGSPLTPRVGIPSGLGAECPSQPPLHGIHIADNNPFNLLRIPGSVSREASGLAEGRFPPTPPLFSPPPRHHLDPHRIERLGAEEMALATHHPSAFDRVLRLNPMAMEPPAMDFSRRLRELAGNTSSPPLSPGRPSPMQRLLQPFQPGSKPPFLATPPLPPLQSAPPPSQPPVKSKSCEFCGKTFKFQSNLVVHRRSHTGEKPYKCNLCDHACTQASKLKRHMKTHMHKSSPMTVKSDDGLSTASSPEPGTSDLVGSASSALKSVVAKFKSESDPNLIPENGDEEEEEDDEEEEEEEEEEEEELTESERVDYGFGLSLEAARHHENSSRGAVVGVGDEGRALPDVMQGMVLGSMQHFSEAFHQVLGEKHKRGHLAEAEGHRDTCDEDSVAGESDRIDDGTVNGRGCSPGESASGGLSKKLLLGSPSSLSPFSKRIKLEKEFDLPPAAMPSTENVYSQWLAGYAASRQLKDPFLSFGDSRQSPFASSSEHSSENGSLRFSTPPGELDGGISGRSGTGSGGSTPHISGPGPGRPSSKEGRRSDTCEYCGKVFKNCSNLTVHRRSHTGERPYKCELCNYACAQSSKLTRHMKTHGQVGKDVYKCEICKMPFSVYSTLEKHMKKWHSDRVLNNDIKTE
- the BCL11A gene encoding B-cell lymphoma/leukemia 11A isoform X3, which gives rise to MNFPLGDILIFIEHKRKQCNGSLCLEKAVDKPPSPSPIEMKKASNPVEVGIQVTPEDDDCLSTSSRGICPKQEHIADKLLHWRGLSSPRSAHGALIPTPGMSAEYAPQGICKDEPSSYTCTTCKQPFTSAWFLLQHAQNTHGLRIYLESEHGSPLTPRVGIPSGLGAECPSQPPLHGIHIADNNPFNLLRIPGSVSREASGLAEGRFPPTPPLFSPPPRHHLDPHRIERLGAEEMALATHHPSAFDRVLRLNPMAMEPPAMDFSRRLRELAGNTSSPPLSPGRPSPMQRLLQPFQPGSKPPFLATPPLPPLQSAPPPSQPPVKSKSCEFCGKTFKFQSNLVVHRRSHTGEKPYKCNLCDHACTQASKLKRHMKTHMHKSSPMTVKSDDGLSTASSPEPGTSDLVGSASSALKSVVAKFKSESDPNLIPENGDEEEEEDDEEEEEEEEEEEEELTESERVDYGFGLSLEAARHHENSSRGAVVGVGDEGRALPDVMQGMVLGSMQHFSEAFHQVLGEKHKRGHLAEAEGHRDTCDEDSVAGESDRIDDGTVNGRGCSPGESASGGLSKKLLLGSPSSLSPFSKRIKLEKEFDLPPAAMPSTENVYSQWLAGYAASRQLKDPFLSFGDSRQSPFASSSEHSSENGSLRFSTPPGELDGGISGRSGTGSGGSTPHISGPGPGRPSSKEGRRSDTCEYCGKVFKNCSNLTVHRRSHTGERPYKCELCNYACAQSSKLTRHMKTHGQVGKDVYKCEICKMPFSVYSTLEKHMKKWHSDRVLNNDIKTE
- the BCL11A gene encoding B-cell lymphoma/leukemia 11A isoform X4, which produces MSRRKQGKPQHLSKREFSPEPLEAILTDDEPDHGPLGAPEGDHDLLTCGQCQMNFPLGDILIFIEHKRKQCNGSLCLEKAVDKPPSPSPIEMKKASNPVEVGIQVTPEDDDCLSTSSRGICPKQEHIADKLLHWRGLSSPRSAHGALIPTPGMSAEYAPQGICKDEPSSYTCTTCKQPFTSAWFLLQHAQNTHGLRIYLESEHGSPLTPRVGIPSGLGAECPSQPPLHGIHIADNNPFNLLRIPGSVSREASGLAEGRFPPTPPLFSPPPRHHLDPHRIERLGAEEMALATHHPSAFDRVLRLNPMAMEPPAMDFSRRLRELAGNTSSPPLSPGRPSPMQRLLQPFQPGSKPPFLATPPLPPLQSAPPPSQPPVKSKSCEFCGKTFKFQSNLVVHRRSHTGEKPYKCNLCDHACTQASKLKRHMKTHMHKSSPMTVKSDDGLSTASSPEPGTSDLVGSASSALKSVVAKFKSESDPNLIPENGDEEEEEDDEEEEEEEEEEEEELTESERVDYGFGLSLEAARHHENSSRGAVVGVGDEGRALPDVMQGMVLGSMQHFSEAFHQVLGEKHKRGHLAEAEGHRDTCDEDSVAGESDRIDDGTVNGRGCSPGESASGGLSKKLLLGSPSSLSPFSKRIKLEKEFDLPPAAMPSTENVYSQWLAGYAASRQLKDPFLSFGDSRQSPFASSSEHSSENGSLRFSTPPGELDGGISGRSGTGSGGSTPHISGPGPGRPSSKEGRRSDTCSSHTPIRRSTQRAQDVWQFSDGSSRALKF